The genome window GATGTATAGGGCTAAGTTCATAAGAAGCTGTACAAATATTTGTAGGGAGTAGCGTTGACTATGTTTGAAGTGTGCGCAAGCATGGAACTATTCTTAGGTTTAAGTACAGCGAAAGATCAAATTCCTTTTCTTGGAGTTCCTGTATAAAGCGTTACTTTCCCCACAATATTGAAAAGTCCCAGTTCTATTTCTTCTTTTGTGAAGAGCATAGGTTTATATTGAGGAGCAGCAGAACGAATTTCAATAGATTCATCCTTTTTGTTGAAATAGACCCACTTTATAGCCCATTCGTTTTGTAAACCAAAGCATACCAGAGCAACATCTCCGTCGTAGACTGACTCGGCTGGATTTACTACCACCGTGCTACGATCTGGAATTCCGGCTCCCTCCATGCTGTCTCCCTCTACTAAGATAGCAAAGGGTTTTTTATCGACATCTACGGAAATTGTTCCTACGAGATTGGAAGGTAGGAATACCGTTTTTTGTGCGTTTATATATATACCTGTCATGCCTCCATTTCCGACACCTGCGCAAGCGATTGCCGTTGGATCAAGTACAGGAATTTCTATCAAGTTATCAAAGCTTCTTATGGAATCTTTACGGACATTCGCTTCGCTAAGTGGGTTAGGATCGCTGGTTTCTCCCATAAGGTAGGCCACAGTAGTGTTTAAGACAGCTGCAAGCTTGATTTTGATTTCATCAGAAGCTTCATTTATGCCTTTTTCCCAGCGATAAATCGTGGTGGGGGTCGTATTAAGTTGCTTGGCGAGTTCTACCTTAGTCATGCCAGAACGCTCTATTGCAGAGCGCAGATTGTCTCCAAAAACACTCATAAGATCACCACCTAATTTAATAATACATGAAGCATACGAAAAGTGTTATAACGGTTTGCGTATATATAATAATACATAAAGCGTATTTTTACCATTGACCATACGAAATTAGTATGATAATCTTCGGTCACGTTCAATTCTCTGAAAAACTTTTAATAACTGAGCTTATTAAGGGTATTAACGTCAGTAAGTATATTATTTATAAATACGAAAATGGTATGGTCAGAATGAATGGAGATGTTTCCAAAAAGCGAAGAGCGTACTTTATGTGTATTTCTAATAGGTCTTTTTGAAAAGGAGGGTGTTATATGAATGATATGAAGCGTCTAGCGGCTATTATAGATTTACTTGTTACTTACCATCCGTCGGGCATAATGATTTTGTTGGGAGAGCGTCCGTCTCTTTCAGATGTAGAGTGGTTTGAACTGACTCAATATCTTCATGAGAAAGGAACCACCAATACGCGTGTAGATACCTCTCTTAACCCAGATGGTTTTTTCTCAAATATTTCGAAGGGCAATCTTATTACGTCGTTTCTTGAAAGTATAGGTGGTTGGGAAAATGTTGTTTCAGCTGCTTGTAGTTTTAGAAAGGTTTTTCCTACAGATTGGGATATGTTTATAGATCACGTCAGATATATAGAAAATCCTTTCTCTTCAAGACTCTACAGGGGGAGCATGTTAGCACGTATCGCAACAAAATACTCAGTTGATCCCAAAACCATAACGAGACGGCGTAAGACAGTGCCAATGGCTATAGCTCGTGAAGCAGTAGGATGTTTTCAGTTAGCTATTTCAGGGTAATAGAAGGAGTTATTGAAATTCAAAGTCTCTGATAATCCGACAATGATCCGTTAATATTCCACTGTTAATCCTATAAAAGCTGTTAAAATACTAGCATAGAAAAAATATGAAAAACCCAGACAGGCTTTGAAAGGCCCCCCAGATGTTGGAAAAGAATCCAACTTTTGGGGGGCTGAACATTTTCCTGTAAGGATAAAAGTAAAGGGGACGGGCGAGCATTATTCGTTCGTTCCCTTTTCTTTTGGGAAGGAGGAAGCAGCTACGGCTAGACGTTATGTTCTCTGGGGAATACCCGAGGGAAAAGGTATGCGTATAGGCATGTCGGATGTACGATGCTCTCCTCTCCCAATTGGCGCTGAAATTATTACGTGCGTGGATTTTTGCGATCTTCGCATTATGCGACGTTGGTGTGAGAAGAGAGCAAGGAGAGGATGGTCTATAGATCGGTTGAGGCAAGCATGCGATGGATAAGCAAGAGACAACCAGTATTAAATAATCTTATTAAAGAAAGGAGGCTTTCAGAAAATGAATGGTCTTGTTGATTCGATTTGTGCATTTCTAAAAACTGTTGTTTGCGACTACTCTCTTGAAACAAAAGAAAAGACCGCAAGAGCTCCTCAGGTAGTTGCAGGAGGATTTTCGATAGACCCAACAAATATTCCTCAACTTCCGTATGTGATTGTGCGTGGGTCGGAAGGTAAAGATACGGAGGGGCGTGCGACCGCTGTTGTGAAAATACTGGTTGGTACATATACAGAAGATTCAGCCGGATTCCGCGATGTGCTGAACATTATAGAGAGAATACGTATTGCTTTCGGAAAACAGCGTGTTTTAAACGGGAGATATAGGATTGAATATCCTTTCTCGTGGCGAATGATCGACGAACAACCCTACCCGGAGTGGAAGGGGGAGATTACGACAACTTGGGAAGTTCCACTTCCCAGGGAGACACTTTCAATAAAAGAGGAGGCCACGATTTATGGCGAAGGGTTCTAAAAAAATAGTCAAAGTAACATATTGCGGCCCCAGCATCCCAATGCTGGGGCTTTTGCATGGCTCCACATTCATAGGGGGAGTGCCGGAACAAATAAAAATATTGGCATCAGATAACCCCTTTCTCAAAAAACTCTTTGTTAAACCGGAAGAGGTCGGAGCCGCTTTGGTGTCTATTTCTACGCATGGAACCGTTCTGTATTCCCTTTCAGAGCGGGCAAAAAAATTATCTATATAAATGAGGTGAAAAAGTATGAGTTATTTCCATGGAGTAAGAGTTTCTGAAATTCCTACAGCGATTGTGCCGCCCGTGAGACTCGATAGTCCCGCTGTAGTCATAGGAACTGCACCTGTGCATATGAGTCTTGATGGAGTTGGGAAGACGAATGTTCCAATTCTTTGTTACTCATATAAAGAAGCTGTTGAGGCTCTCGGCTATTCTGCCGATTGGGAAAATTATTCTTTGTGCGAAGCCATGTACACGTTCTTCGCTCTTTTCGGTGTAGCACCAGTCGTTTTTGTAAACGTTCTTGATCCTTCTATCCATAAGGTATCTGTTTCTGCCGAAGCTGTCAGTTTGGGTGAGAATGATAAGGCTACTTTGAAGGAGTCAGGTGCTTTGCCCAAATCTGTTGTGGTGAAGAGTCAGGCTGGAGATACGACATATGAGCCTAACAAAGACTACATCCTTTCTTTTGATGACGATGAGAAGCTGGTAATTACTCGCGTTGCTACAGGGACGATAGAGGCTTCGGCAACACTGACAGTTTCTTACGACAAACTTGATCCAACAGCTGTTAAAAACACAGATATT of Aminobacterium sp. MB27-C1 contains these proteins:
- a CDS encoding LexA family transcriptional regulator — its product is MSVFGDNLRSAIERSGMTKVELAKQLNTTPTTIYRWEKGINEASDEIKIKLAAVLNTTVAYLMGETSDPNPLSEANVRKDSIRSFDNLIEIPVLDPTAIACAGVGNGGMTGIYINAQKTVFLPSNLVGTISVDVDKKPFAILVEGDSMEGAGIPDRSTVVVNPAESVYDGDVALVCFGLQNEWAIKWVYFNKKDESIEIRSAAPQYKPMLFTKEEIELGLFNIVGKVTLYTGTPRKGI